The following proteins are co-located in the Frigidibacter mobilis genome:
- a CDS encoding Lrp/AsnC family transcriptional regulator — MDEIDRKLIEALSEDARQPLSALGAAVGLSQSAVNERIRRLTDRGAIRRVMADSDPEALGLPVLAFVWLALADGASEAGFRAFAAADPAIIACHHVTGQWSYLLQVRLPSLAGVELFLAALKAGGWLGRSETMLALTEVVAPPFRYRGA, encoded by the coding sequence ATGGACGAGATTGACCGCAAGCTGATCGAAGCCCTGTCCGAAGATGCCCGTCAGCCGCTCTCGGCGCTTGGTGCCGCCGTCGGCCTGTCGCAATCCGCAGTCAACGAGCGCATCCGCCGGCTGACCGACCGCGGCGCGATCCGCAGGGTGATGGCCGACAGCGACCCCGAGGCATTGGGCCTGCCGGTGCTGGCCTTCGTCTGGCTGGCGCTGGCCGACGGCGCCAGCGAGGCGGGCTTCCGCGCCTTCGCCGCCGCCGATCCCGCCATCATCGCCTGCCACCATGTCACCGGGCAATGGTCCTATCTCCTGCAGGTGCGGCTGCCCTCGCTGGCGGGGGTGGAGCTGTTTCTGGCCGCGTTGAAGGCAGGCGGCTGGCTGGGCCGCTCCGAGACCATGCTGGCGCTGACCGAGGTGGTCGCGCCGCCCTTCCGCTATCGGGGGGCGTGA
- the cysS gene encoding cysteine--tRNA ligase produces the protein MTQIRLHDSRTRRKVPLAPLDPENVRMYVCGPTVYDRAHLGNARPVVVFDTLYRLLRHVYGADHVTYVRNFTDVDDKINAAAQALKASGDPRSLEALIAARSDETIGWYHDDMDALGALRPSLRGVVSDAAEPRATNYIGPMLAMIEALIAGGHAYEKAGHVLFRVRSYAQYGALSGRSVDDMIAGARVEVAPFKEDPLDFVLWKPSDSGLPGWDSPWGRGRPGWHIECSAMSHELLGASFDIHGGGLDLQFPHHENEIAQSCCAHPGAGFASIWMHNEMLLVEGKKMSKSLGNFFTVRDLLEAPETAGRNEALPRMTGDEIRLAFLMTHYRKPMDLTLNRIGEVKATLKKWQHLTDGAETQYRPYLEVVEALADDLNTPLVLNILNNRAKDLTSDEKRNVFRSTLEFLGIGLDWRSGVTVAIEAALEEQKEFRRIEALIDDARANKDYARADYLRDGAKAAGADVSIPKDGAKISRKGDLDIAKLESLK, from the coding sequence ATGACCCAGATCAGGCTTCACGACAGCCGCACCCGCCGCAAGGTTCCCCTTGCGCCGCTGGACCCCGAAAACGTGCGGATGTATGTCTGCGGCCCCACCGTCTATGACCGCGCCCATCTGGGCAATGCCCGCCCGGTGGTGGTGTTCGACACGCTCTACCGGCTGCTGCGGCATGTCTATGGGGCGGATCACGTCACCTATGTGCGCAACTTCACCGACGTGGATGACAAGATCAACGCCGCCGCGCAGGCGCTGAAGGCCTCGGGCGATCCGCGCAGCCTCGAGGCGTTGATCGCCGCGCGCAGTGACGAGACCATCGGCTGGTACCATGACGACATGGACGCGCTCGGCGCGCTGCGGCCCAGCCTGCGGGGCGTGGTCTCGGACGCGGCCGAGCCGCGGGCCACCAATTACATCGGCCCGATGCTGGCGATGATCGAGGCGCTGATCGCCGGTGGCCATGCCTATGAAAAGGCCGGCCATGTGCTGTTCCGCGTCCGCTCCTATGCCCAGTATGGCGCGCTGTCGGGCCGCTCGGTCGATGACATGATCGCCGGCGCCCGGGTCGAGGTGGCGCCGTTCAAGGAAGACCCGCTGGATTTCGTGCTGTGGAAACCCTCCGATTCCGGCCTTCCGGGCTGGGACAGCCCCTGGGGCCGCGGCCGCCCCGGCTGGCATATCGAATGCTCGGCGATGAGCCATGAGCTGCTGGGGGCCTCGTTCGACATCCACGGCGGCGGGCTCGACCTGCAATTCCCGCATCATGAGAACGAGATCGCCCAAAGCTGCTGCGCCCATCCGGGGGCCGGCTTTGCCAGCATCTGGATGCATAACGAGATGCTGCTGGTCGAGGGCAAGAAGATGTCCAAGAGCCTGGGGAATTTCTTCACGGTGCGGGATTTGCTGGAAGCACCTGAAACCGCTGGCCGGAACGAGGCCTTGCCGCGGATGACAGGTGACGAAATCCGCCTCGCATTCCTGATGACCCATTACCGCAAACCGATGGACCTGACTCTCAACCGCATCGGCGAAGTGAAGGCCACTCTGAAAAAGTGGCAGCACCTGACAGACGGAGCTGAAACTCAATATCGCCCTTACCTTGAAGTGGTTGAGGCGTTGGCGGACGATTTAAACACGCCTTTGGTGCTCAACATCCTGAATAACCGTGCCAAGGATCTGACGAGCGATGAGAAGCGCAACGTCTTCAGATCGACACTTGAGTTCCTTGGCATCGGCTTGGACTGGAGGAGTGGCGTGACGGTCGCCATCGAAGCGGCCCTGGAAGAGCAGAAGGAATTCCGCCGCATTGAGGCGTTGATTGATGACGCCCGGGCGAACAAGGATTACGCGCGGGCGGACTATCTCCGCGATGGCGCAAAGGCTGCGGGGGCCGATGTGAGCATACCCAAGGATGGCGCCAAGATTTCGCGTAAGGGCGATCTGGATATCGCCAAGCTGGAGTCCCTCAAATGA
- the cimA gene encoding citramalate synthase translates to MTPAPAATPAPAKSRLHLYDTTLRDGQQTQGVQFSVPEKARIAAALDVLGIDHIEGGWPGANPTDSDFFDSRPQTRATFTAFGMTKRSGRSAENDDVLAAVLNANTPAVCLVGKAHDFHVRAALGIPLDENVENIRASIAHLVAQGREALFDAEHFFDGYRANPGYALDCLHAAHDAGARWIVLCDTNGGTLPADIGRITAEVIAAGIPGERLGIHCHDDTGNAVAGSLAAVDAGARQIQGTLNGLGERCGNANLTTLIPTLLLKPPYAERYETGITMQALAGLTRLSRMLDDILNRVPLRAAPYVGASAFAHKAGLHASAILKDPSTYEHVDPALVGNDRVIPMSNQAGQSNLRARLVAAGLAVAPGDPALARILDAVKMREDQGYAYDGAQASFELVARRELGLLPRFFEVERYRVTVERRHQAGRAFSLSEAVVVVRVGSQTMLSVSESQDESGADRGPVNALWTALAKDLGPYQCLIDDMKLVDFKVRITQGGTEAVTRVIIDSEDAAGHRWSTVGVSPNIVDASFEALLDAVIWKLARDGAVAPA, encoded by the coding sequence ATGACCCCCGCGCCAGCCGCCACGCCAGCCCCCGCGAAATCCCGCCTCCACCTCTACGACACCACCCTGCGCGACGGCCAGCAGACCCAGGGCGTGCAGTTCTCGGTCCCAGAGAAGGCCCGCATCGCCGCCGCGCTCGACGTCCTCGGCATCGACCATATCGAGGGCGGCTGGCCCGGCGCGAACCCGACGGACAGCGATTTCTTCGACAGCCGCCCGCAGACCCGCGCCACCTTCACCGCCTTTGGCATGACCAAGCGCTCCGGGCGGTCAGCAGAGAACGACGACGTGCTGGCGGCGGTGCTGAACGCCAACACCCCCGCCGTCTGCCTCGTCGGCAAGGCGCATGACTTCCATGTCCGCGCCGCGCTTGGCATTCCGCTGGACGAGAACGTGGAAAACATCCGCGCCTCCATCGCCCACCTTGTCGCCCAAGGCCGCGAGGCGCTGTTCGATGCCGAGCATTTCTTCGACGGCTACCGCGCCAATCCCGGCTATGCGCTCGACTGCCTCCACGCTGCCCACGATGCCGGCGCGCGCTGGATCGTGCTCTGCGACACCAATGGCGGCACGCTGCCGGCGGACATTGGCCGCATCACCGCCGAGGTGATCGCGGCGGGGATCCCGGGCGAGCGGCTTGGCATCCATTGCCATGACGATACCGGCAACGCGGTCGCGGGCTCGCTGGCCGCCGTCGATGCCGGCGCGCGGCAGATCCAGGGCACGCTGAACGGGCTGGGGGAGCGCTGCGGCAATGCCAACCTCACCACGCTGATCCCGACGCTGCTGCTGAAGCCGCCCTATGCGGAGCGCTACGAGACGGGGATCACGATGCAGGCGCTGGCCGGCCTCACGCGCCTCAGCCGGATGCTGGACGATATCCTCAATCGCGTGCCGCTGCGCGCGGCGCCCTATGTCGGGGCCAGCGCCTTTGCGCATAAGGCGGGGCTCCACGCCTCGGCGATCCTCAAGGATCCCTCGACCTACGAGCATGTGGACCCCGCGCTGGTGGGCAATGACCGGGTGATCCCGATGTCGAACCAGGCCGGGCAGTCGAACCTGCGGGCGCGGCTGGTGGCGGCAGGGCTGGCGGTGGCGCCCGGCGATCCGGCGCTGGCGCGGATTCTGGATGCGGTGAAGATGCGCGAGGATCAGGGCTATGCCTATGACGGCGCGCAGGCCAGTTTCGAGCTGGTGGCGCGGCGGGAACTGGGCCTCCTGCCGCGGTTCTTCGAGGTGGAGCGCTACCGGGTCACGGTGGAGCGGCGCCATCAGGCAGGGCGCGCCTTCAGCCTGTCCGAAGCGGTGGTGGTGGTGCGCGTCGGCAGCCAGACCATGCTGTCGGTCTCGGAATCGCAAGATGAAAGCGGCGCCGACCGCGGGCCGGTCAACGCCCTGTGGACGGCGCTGGCCAAGGATCTCGGCCCCTACCAGTGCCTGATCGACGACATGAAGCTGGTGGATTTCAAGGTCCGCATCACCCAGGGCGGCACCGAGGCGGTGACGCGGGTCATCATCGATTCTGAAGATGCCGCCGGCCATCGCTGGTCCACCGTCGGGGTCTCGCCGAACATAGTCGATGCCAGTTTCGAGGCGCTGCTGGATGCGGTGATCTGGAAACTTGCCCGCGACGGCGCGGTGGCCCCGGCATGA
- a CDS encoding LysE family translocator: protein MGMLFATAVAMGLAIAAPLGPIGALCIERTLRGGFRAGMAGGLGTALADALFAALAAAGFASFAAAVAMVERPLGLIGGGFLIWLGWRALRPAPPREAVVAAAPPGALAVMATTFGLTLANPATILSFAAIFAGLGLARTAGPAEAVAVVTGIFTGSLLWWALLSGTVALLRHRLPPGFARATALASGAVMLGFGIWALARAV from the coding sequence ATGGGGATGCTGTTCGCAACCGCGGTGGCGATGGGGCTGGCAATCGCGGCGCCCCTCGGCCCCATCGGCGCGCTGTGCATCGAACGCACGCTGCGCGGCGGCTTTCGCGCCGGGATGGCCGGGGGCCTTGGCACAGCGCTGGCCGATGCGCTGTTCGCGGCGCTGGCGGCGGCGGGCTTTGCCAGCTTCGCCGCAGCAGTGGCGATGGTGGAGCGGCCGCTGGGGTTGATCGGCGGCGGGTTCCTGATCTGGCTGGGCTGGCGCGCGCTGCGCCCGGCGCCGCCCCGGGAAGCGGTGGTGGCTGCGGCCCCGCCCGGCGCGCTGGCCGTGATGGCCACCACCTTCGGGCTGACGCTGGCCAACCCCGCCACTATCCTCAGCTTCGCCGCGATCTTCGCCGGCCTCGGCCTCGCCCGCACCGCCGGCCCCGCCGAGGCGGTCGCGGTCGTGACAGGCATCTTCACCGGCTCGCTGCTCTGGTGGGCGCTGCTCTCCGGCACCGTCGCCCTGCTGCGCCACCGCCTGCCGCCCGGCTTCGCCCGCGCCACCGCCCTCGCCTCGGGCGCGGTGATGCTCGGCTTCGGGATCTGGGCGCTGGCGCGCGCGGTCTAG
- a CDS encoding pyridoxal phosphate-dependent aminotransferase, producing MQLAPRIAHIAGTDGDGWGIYYRTREMIRAGERVLNLTIGEHDVKTDAAILGAMHGAAMAGHTGYTFGAGLPELRAAIAARVQARSGVPTRAENIVVTPGGQSALFSAHMALLDRGDTGLYCAPFYPTYSGTIRATGAEAVAVATRSSRAFQPEAAAIMEAATRPTARTLLINSPNNPTGVIYSRETLEGIAEAVRAADLWLISDEVYDTQVWEGQHLSPRALPGMAERTVVVGSMSKSHAMTGSRLGWVVAPEPVVEAITLLATVTTYGVPAFIQHAALHALAQGEGFEAGIAEPFRRRREIATRALAGSQAIRAIPSAGAMYVMLDIRATGLSGNAFAERLLEEERIAVMPGESFGAPAAGHLRVAMTIPDADFAEAMARLAGFADRLLP from the coding sequence ATGCAGCTCGCTCCCCGCATCGCCCATATCGCCGGAACCGACGGCGATGGCTGGGGCATCTATTACCGCACCCGCGAGATGATCCGCGCCGGCGAGCGGGTGCTGAACCTGACCATCGGCGAGCATGACGTGAAGACCGATGCCGCGATCCTGGGCGCGATGCACGGCGCGGCGATGGCGGGGCATACCGGCTACACCTTCGGCGCCGGGCTGCCCGAGCTCAGGGCGGCGATTGCGGCCCGGGTACAGGCGCGCAGCGGCGTTCCGACGCGTGCCGAGAATATCGTGGTGACGCCCGGCGGGCAGTCGGCGCTGTTTTCGGCGCATATGGCGCTGCTGGACCGGGGCGATACCGGGCTTTACTGCGCACCCTTCTATCCCACCTATTCCGGCACGATCCGCGCGACGGGGGCCGAGGCGGTGGCGGTGGCCACCCGCTCCTCGCGGGCCTTCCAGCCCGAGGCGGCGGCGATCATGGAAGCGGCCACCAGGCCCACGGCGCGCACGCTCCTCATCAACTCGCCCAACAACCCCACCGGGGTGATCTACAGCCGCGAGACGCTGGAGGGCATCGCCGAGGCGGTGCGGGCCGCCGATCTGTGGCTGATCTCGGACGAGGTCTATGACACCCAGGTCTGGGAGGGGCAGCACCTCTCGCCCCGCGCCCTGCCGGGGATGGCCGAACGGACGGTGGTCGTCGGCTCGATGTCGAAAAGCCATGCCATGACCGGCTCGCGCCTCGGCTGGGTGGTGGCACCCGAGCCGGTGGTGGAGGCGATCACCCTGCTGGCCACCGTCACCACCTACGGGGTGCCGGCCTTCATCCAGCACGCCGCGCTGCACGCGCTGGCCCAGGGCGAGGGTTTCGAGGCCGGCATCGCCGAACCCTTCCGCCGCCGGCGCGAGATTGCCACCAGGGCGCTGGCCGGTTCGCAGGCGATCCGGGCGATTCCCTCGGCGGGAGCGATGTATGTGATGCTGGATATCCGCGCCACCGGCCTTTCGGGCAATGCCTTTGCCGAGCGGCTGCTGGAGGAGGAGCGCATCGCGGTGATGCCGGGCGAGAGCTTCGGCGCCCCCGCCGCGGGACATCTGCGGGTGGCGATGACCATCCCGGACGCGGATTTCGCCGAGGCGATGGCGCGGCTGGCGGGGTTTGCGGACCGGCTGCTGCCCTAG
- a CDS encoding LpxI family protein, whose translation MSDLALIAGTGALPGLLAGALDAQGEGFVLAEMEGFPATVPGREPLRFRVERLVPFLDDLLARGVGRVIFAGAVRRPRLDPSAIDPATAALLPRLMAAMQAGDDATLRAVIGLFEERGLAVVGAEAVLPDLVPGAAVLTGAPTEADRRDAARAAAIVAALGAVDVGQGAVVAQGLCLAVEALPGTDAMLDWVAATGAGLRPDASGAKGVFYKAPKPGQDRRVDLPAIGPETVARAAAAGLAGIVWEAGGVICLNRAEMVADAEAAGLFLWARDPGGTEP comes from the coding sequence ATGAGCGATCTGGCCCTGATCGCCGGCACCGGCGCGCTGCCGGGGCTGCTGGCAGGGGCGCTGGATGCGCAGGGCGAAGGCTTCGTGCTGGCCGAGATGGAGGGTTTCCCCGCCACCGTTCCGGGCCGTGAGCCGCTGCGCTTTCGCGTCGAACGGCTGGTGCCGTTTCTCGATGACCTTCTCGCGCGCGGCGTGGGCCGTGTGATCTTTGCCGGGGCGGTGCGCCGCCCGCGGCTCGACCCCTCCGCCATCGACCCCGCGACCGCCGCGCTGCTGCCCCGGCTGATGGCGGCGATGCAGGCGGGGGATGACGCCACCCTGCGCGCGGTGATCGGCCTCTTCGAGGAGCGCGGGCTCGCTGTGGTGGGGGCAGAGGCCGTGCTGCCGGATCTGGTGCCGGGTGCCGCTGTCCTGACTGGCGCGCCGACCGAGGCCGACCGCAGGGACGCCGCCCGCGCCGCCGCGATTGTCGCGGCGCTTGGCGCCGTCGATGTCGGGCAGGGCGCGGTGGTGGCGCAGGGCCTGTGCCTTGCCGTCGAGGCGCTGCCGGGCACCGATGCGATGCTGGACTGGGTGGCGGCGACAGGCGCGGGGCTGCGCCCCGATGCTTCGGGCGCGAAGGGCGTATTCTACAAGGCGCCCAAACCCGGGCAGGATCGCCGCGTCGACCTGCCCGCCATCGGCCCCGAGACCGTGGCCCGCGCCGCCGCCGCCGGATTGGCAGGCATCGTGTGGGAGGCGGGCGGGGTGATCTGCCTGAACCGTGCCGAAATGGTGGCGGATGCCGAAGCGGCGGGCCTGTTCCTCTGGGCGCGTGACCCCGGCGGGACCGAGCCGTGA